From Verrucomicrobia bacterium S94, the proteins below share one genomic window:
- the hemN gene encoding oxygen-independent coproporphyrinogen III oxidase has product MRVSLDQLRTYNQPGPRYTSYPPATHFTEAFTLDRACADTHSPLSLYVHLPFCKRQCLYCGCTNIVTGQQGRSAVYLDYLQKEMERRRPFINAESDVVQIQLGGGTPTFLLEEELERLGELIHHHFSVSPDVEAGVEIDPRGLTLEKVQALQHAGFNRASLGVQDTNPDVQKTIARIQPLEVVAQANQWVRDCGMTSVNFDLIYGLPTQTLKSFEQTIDDVLTLSPDRLAVYSYAHIPWIKPFQKTLEDKLPDTETKLQLLQLAIEKLTGAGYVYIGMDHFAKPDDAMAIALADGTLQRNFQGYSTLKGVNLHGFGMSSISHAAGQYFQNEKEIGAYYNALDNGKLPLVRGYSMTDDDKIRYAAIMHIMCNLYIDYAALSEELGVDFTEYFKADLASLDDLEADGLLQREKNGLRVTPLGRLFIRIIAMRFDAYLQQEQRKGRYSQTV; this is encoded by the coding sequence ATCCGTGTCAGTCTCGACCAGCTTCGCACATACAACCAGCCCGGTCCCCGCTATACCTCCTACCCTCCGGCCACTCACTTCACCGAAGCCTTTACACTGGACCGCGCCTGCGCAGATACACACTCCCCCCTCTCGCTCTACGTTCATCTGCCTTTCTGCAAACGGCAGTGCCTGTACTGCGGCTGCACCAACATTGTGACCGGCCAGCAGGGCCGCAGTGCGGTTTATCTTGATTATCTGCAGAAAGAAATGGAACGGCGACGCCCATTCATCAATGCCGAATCCGACGTCGTGCAGATTCAGCTCGGCGGCGGCACCCCGACCTTTCTGCTTGAAGAAGAACTCGAACGGCTCGGCGAACTGATACACCATCATTTTTCCGTCAGCCCGGACGTTGAGGCCGGTGTTGAAATCGATCCGCGCGGCCTGACCCTTGAAAAGGTTCAGGCTCTTCAGCATGCCGGATTCAACAGGGCATCGCTCGGCGTTCAGGATACCAATCCCGACGTACAGAAAACCATTGCCCGCATTCAGCCTCTGGAAGTGGTTGCCCAGGCGAATCAGTGGGTACGCGATTGCGGCATGACTTCGGTCAATTTTGATCTGATCTACGGTCTTCCGACGCAGACACTGAAATCCTTCGAACAGACCATTGATGATGTGCTGACTCTTTCACCGGATCGGCTGGCGGTTTACAGTTATGCCCATATTCCCTGGATTAAGCCTTTTCAGAAAACGCTGGAAGACAAACTGCCGGACACCGAAACCAAGCTTCAGCTGCTGCAGCTGGCCATCGAAAAACTGACCGGCGCGGGGTATGTCTATATCGGCATGGATCATTTTGCCAAGCCGGACGATGCAATGGCGATTGCCCTGGCTGACGGCACGCTGCAGCGCAATTTCCAGGGCTACAGCACACTGAAGGGCGTTAATCTGCACGGCTTCGGGATGTCCTCCATTTCACACGCGGCCGGGCAGTATTTTCAGAACGAAAAAGAGATCGGCGCCTACTACAACGCCCTCGACAACGGAAAACTTCCACTGGTGCGCGGCTACTCCATGACGGATGACGATAAAATCCGCTATGCCGCCATCATGCACATCATGTGCAACCTTTACATCGACTACGCCGCCCTGTCCGAAGAACTGGGCGTTGATTTTACGGAATATTTCAAGGCCGACCTCGCCTCGCTCGACGATCTCGAAGCCGACGGTCTGCTGCAGCGCGAGAAAAACGGGTTGCGTGTCACCCCGCTCGGCCGCCTCTTTATCCGGATCATCGCCATGCGCTTCGATGCCTATCTGCAACAGGAACAGCGTAAAGGCCGCTATTCCCAGACGGTTTAA
- the hemG gene encoding protoporphyrinogen oxidase yields the protein MKKVAIIGAGITGLTAAYELQEKGIDCVVFEASGRVGGCISTIRKDGYLVECGPNSILETHPDVGNLIVRLGLDGNKLPASLSAKNRYIVRDGKPAALPSSPAALLKSNAFSSQAKLRLLKEPFIKSKSSEQESLADFVLRRIGKEFLDYAINPFVSGVYAGDPARLSVKYAFPKLYALEQDYGSLIKGAVKGSRKRKKRAEKNVHDARMYSFDEGMEVLPLRLAEKLGDRIRLNTPASSIQMMEEDIWLVNREEFSDVLMAIPAHQMPELNTPFDLDLFAEIEYPAVTSLSIGFELNSIMHALDGFGMLIPEVEHKFSLGALFPSSIFPDRAPGGAALLTVFVGGARAPERALMNQDEMLENVLDDLRELLGIKSTPDFIHRTVWPKAIPQYTIGYEKFLNCMKDIEANYKGIHFAGHYRDGISVSNSLLSGLNFAKRISS from the coding sequence ATGAAAAAAGTAGCGATAATCGGTGCGGGCATTACGGGATTAACTGCGGCATATGAACTGCAGGAAAAAGGTATCGACTGTGTCGTATTTGAAGCTTCGGGCCGGGTCGGGGGCTGTATCTCCACCATTCGCAAAGACGGATATCTCGTGGAATGCGGACCGAATTCGATCCTCGAAACCCATCCCGATGTTGGGAACCTGATTGTACGTCTGGGACTCGATGGCAATAAACTGCCCGCCAGCCTCTCAGCAAAAAACCGGTATATTGTCCGCGACGGGAAACCGGCAGCCCTGCCCTCTTCGCCCGCAGCCTTGTTGAAATCGAACGCCTTTTCCTCTCAGGCCAAACTTCGCCTGCTGAAAGAACCTTTCATTAAATCCAAAAGCAGCGAACAGGAGAGTCTCGCGGATTTTGTTCTGCGCAGGATCGGAAAAGAATTCCTCGACTACGCCATCAACCCCTTTGTCAGCGGCGTCTATGCCGGGGATCCGGCCCGCCTTTCGGTTAAGTATGCATTCCCAAAACTTTATGCACTGGAACAGGATTACGGTTCTCTGATCAAAGGAGCAGTCAAAGGCTCCAGAAAACGCAAAAAACGCGCCGAAAAAAATGTGCACGATGCCCGGATGTACTCCTTTGATGAAGGGATGGAAGTGCTGCCCCTGCGACTGGCGGAAAAACTCGGCGACCGCATTCGTCTCAATACGCCTGCATCCTCGATTCAGATGATGGAGGAAGACATCTGGCTGGTGAATCGCGAAGAATTCAGCGATGTCCTCATGGCCATTCCGGCCCACCAGATGCCGGAACTGAATACTCCATTTGACCTGGATCTGTTTGCGGAAATCGAATATCCCGCCGTCACCAGCCTCTCCATCGGCTTTGAGCTCAATTCTATCATGCATGCGCTCGACGGCTTCGGTATGCTGATTCCGGAAGTGGAACATAAATTTTCCCTCGGCGCACTGTTTCCCTCTTCGATCTTCCCGGATCGCGCCCCCGGCGGCGCGGCACTGCTGACCGTTTTTGTCGGCGGAGCACGCGCTCCCGAACGGGCCCTGATGAATCAGGACGAAATGCTCGAAAACGTACTCGATGACCTCCGGGAACTGCTTGGCATAAAAAGTACACCGGACTTCATACACCGTACCGTCTGGCCCAAAGCAATTCCGCAGTACACCATCGGCTATGAAAAGTTCCTCAACTGCATGAAGGACATCGAGGCGAATTACAAGGGCATCCACTTCGCCGGTCACTATCGCGACGGAATTTCCGTATCCAACTCCCTCCTCTCCGGCCTCAATTTCGCAAAAAGGATATCCTCATGA
- a CDS encoding ferrochelatase, protein MKRGFLLMNTGSPDDTSVEALRIYLKEFLMDPYVIDLPFPLRYALVHGLILPKRPAESAEAYKAIWTENGSPLIHYCSNLARDLNQKMKDPLEACMAYRNPSVASAIDKLLSQGVEEIGLLPMFPHYAMATTGGCTALVKKILKGRAKLRVAPPFYHIPEFIQPLADALKEVKEHILFSYHGLPVRHIKKTDPTGNHCMQKPDCCSTPSPAHATCYRHQCFETTRLIAEKAGLEKEQYTLAFQSRLGRDPWLEPYTDKILKELPEKGIKELAVICPAFFCDCLETLEEIEIRGRETFMKAGGTSFRMIPCLNDSPAALHCLETVLSDAGNWPSVT, encoded by the coding sequence ATGAAGCGTGGTTTTCTGCTGATGAATACCGGTTCACCGGATGACACATCCGTGGAGGCGCTGCGGATTTATCTCAAAGAGTTTCTGATGGACCCGTATGTCATCGATCTGCCGTTTCCACTGCGCTACGCACTGGTACACGGGCTTATTCTGCCGAAACGTCCGGCGGAATCGGCCGAAGCGTATAAAGCGATATGGACCGAAAACGGCTCGCCGCTGATTCACTACTGCAGCAACCTGGCCCGGGACCTGAATCAAAAAATGAAGGACCCGCTCGAAGCCTGTATGGCCTACCGCAATCCTTCCGTGGCCTCCGCCATCGATAAGCTGCTCAGCCAGGGCGTTGAGGAAATCGGGCTGCTGCCCATGTTCCCGCACTATGCCATGGCCACCACCGGCGGTTGCACAGCACTGGTGAAAAAAATCCTGAAAGGCCGCGCAAAACTGCGTGTTGCTCCGCCCTTCTACCATATCCCTGAATTTATTCAGCCGCTGGCGGATGCGCTGAAGGAGGTAAAAGAGCACATTCTCTTCAGTTATCATGGTCTTCCGGTGCGCCATATCAAAAAAACCGATCCCACCGGGAACCACTGTATGCAGAAACCCGACTGCTGCTCAACGCCATCGCCCGCCCATGCCACCTGCTACCGTCACCAATGCTTTGAAACCACACGGTTGATTGCAGAAAAAGCCGGCCTTGAAAAAGAACAGTATACGCTGGCCTTTCAATCCCGCCTCGGACGGGATCCCTGGCTGGAGCCCTATACGGATAAAATTCTTAAAGAACTTCCGGAAAAAGGCATAAAAGAACTCGCGGTTATCTGCCCTGCTTTTTTCTGCGACTGCCTTGAAACGCTGGAGGAAATCGAAATCCGGGGACGGGAAACCTTCATGAAAGCAGGCGGGACATCCTTCCGCATGATTCCCTGCCTGAATGATTCCCCGGCCGCATTGCACTGTCTGGAAACCGTTCTTTCCGATGCCGGAAACTGGCCCTCTGTAACATAA
- a CDS encoding alpha/beta hydrolase — MEPFYIRTTDGLQLSGKCRTPETQIRGVILLIHGLGEHLGRYDHVAQILEKAGFAVVGTDLRGHGNSEGRRGHVPAFEHLLDDLFQTLKKTRIAFPGLPVFLYGHSLGGLIVLDFALQKNMPDPDGIISSAPALRICAAPPAWKLGMVKLLDKLKLYPAVSSGLDDRLLSKDLNVIRAYRNDPLTHDRITPALALGMMESGKKCLKHAAELAVPALLFHGSDDRITDPAATRQFAETAGGNCTFKMLSGILHEPHNAPVKKQVFELVLNWLNDRL; from the coding sequence ATGGAACCGTTTTATATCCGGACCACCGACGGCCTGCAACTTTCGGGAAAATGCCGAACGCCGGAAACGCAGATCAGAGGAGTTATTCTGCTGATCCACGGTCTGGGAGAACATCTCGGCCGTTACGATCATGTTGCGCAGATACTGGAAAAGGCAGGCTTTGCCGTCGTCGGTACCGATCTGCGCGGACATGGAAATTCAGAAGGCCGGCGCGGGCATGTTCCGGCTTTTGAACACCTGCTCGATGATCTGTTTCAGACCCTGAAAAAAACGCGGATAGCGTTTCCCGGGCTACCTGTTTTTCTGTATGGACACAGCCTGGGCGGTCTGATTGTACTCGATTTTGCTCTGCAAAAGAACATGCCCGATCCGGACGGGATTATTTCATCGGCACCGGCACTGCGGATCTGCGCGGCTCCGCCGGCCTGGAAGCTGGGAATGGTGAAACTGCTCGACAAACTGAAACTGTATCCTGCTGTTTCCAGCGGACTGGATGACCGCCTGCTTTCGAAGGACCTCAATGTAATCCGGGCTTATCGAAACGATCCTCTGACCCATGACCGAATCACACCGGCACTCGCACTGGGCATGATGGAATCCGGAAAAAAGTGCCTGAAACATGCCGCCGAACTGGCCGTGCCCGCCTTGCTTTTTCACGGCTCCGACGATCGGATCACCGATCCGGCGGCAACCCGGCAGTTTGCAGAAACCGCCGGCGGGAATTGTACCTTTAAAATGCTTTCAGGCATATTACACGAACCCCATAATGCGCCGGTGAAAAAACAGGTCTTTGAGCTCGTACTGAACTGGCTCAACGACCGGCTTTAG
- a CDS encoding ATP-binding cassette domain-containing protein, translated as MIRVENLHKTYQMGEVEVRALDGVSLSVERGEYVAIIGASGSGKSTLMHILGLLDVPDSGTFEIDGTDVTKFSENQLAAFRNRVMGFVFQQFNLLKRTSALENVGLPLIYARNGKKTDIADKMLELVGLGNRKMHHTNELSGGQQQRVAIARALVNSPSLIFADEPTGNLDSKSAKEIMEVMSKLHASGLTIILVTHDADVANHAQRIIEIRDGKILSDAPNPNAPEVPKVEKREVVEEGKSGFSLKSIHEGLVLVKQSIRSLTANKVRTALSALGIMIGVAAVIATVAVGNGAKAAVEDQMSRLGSNLLMLMPQRRSRGGVAQAQGTVSRLSRADAEAIREEVNHVVGVSSTVDGNVQLKVGNLNWSCRVTGVDPDYEFMRSYEPQLGRFITEEEVNSKAMVCVLGVTPVRELFGGENPVGKKVKMNRRTYTVIGVLPEKGSSGFRDYDDAAFVPVTTAMRRMFGRDYVERIEIQIDKPENMERAQEDILALLAQRHRTASGTFEIRNLAEIQDAVSSTSRVMSLLLSSIASIALVVGGIGIMNIMLVSVTERTREIGLRKALGARGRDIMSQFLIEALIISFFGGCLGIALGAGVGYAAERFANMSVVFTKDSIFMAFGFSAIIGIVFGIWPARKAARLNPIEALRYE; from the coding sequence ATGATCAGGGTTGAAAATCTGCACAAGACCTATCAGATGGGTGAGGTGGAAGTCCGTGCCCTGGATGGCGTCTCTCTTTCGGTTGAGCGGGGTGAATATGTGGCGATTATCGGTGCGTCAGGATCCGGGAAATCGACACTGATGCATATTCTCGGTCTGCTCGATGTTCCGGACTCCGGAACGTTTGAAATTGACGGTACAGACGTCACGAAATTTTCTGAAAACCAGCTGGCTGCTTTCCGTAACCGCGTGATGGGTTTTGTGTTTCAGCAGTTCAATCTGCTCAAACGAACCAGTGCGTTGGAAAATGTCGGCCTCCCGCTGATCTATGCCCGTAACGGTAAAAAGACGGATATTGCTGATAAAATGCTGGAGCTCGTGGGGCTGGGCAATCGCAAGATGCATCACACCAACGAGCTTTCGGGCGGTCAGCAGCAACGCGTGGCGATTGCACGTGCACTGGTGAACAGTCCGTCGCTCATTTTTGCCGACGAACCGACCGGCAACCTCGACTCGAAGAGCGCGAAGGAAATTATGGAGGTAATGAGCAAGCTGCACGCCAGCGGACTCACCATTATTCTGGTTACCCACGATGCGGACGTGGCGAATCACGCCCAGCGTATTATTGAAATCCGCGATGGAAAAATTCTTTCCGATGCCCCGAATCCGAATGCCCCGGAAGTGCCGAAGGTTGAAAAACGGGAAGTGGTGGAAGAAGGTAAAAGCGGTTTCAGCCTGAAATCCATCCATGAAGGGCTGGTGCTGGTTAAGCAGTCTATTCGGTCGCTGACGGCCAACAAAGTGCGTACGGCGCTGTCGGCTTTGGGAATTATGATCGGGGTGGCTGCAGTGATTGCCACGGTGGCTGTGGGTAACGGGGCAAAAGCCGCGGTGGAGGATCAGATGAGCCGGTTGGGCTCGAATCTGCTGATGCTTATGCCGCAACGTCGCTCCCGTGGCGGGGTGGCACAGGCGCAGGGAACGGTTTCGCGGCTGTCGCGTGCTGATGCCGAAGCTATCCGTGAAGAGGTGAATCATGTGGTGGGGGTCAGCTCGACCGTTGATGGAAATGTTCAGCTGAAGGTAGGAAACCTGAACTGGAGCTGCCGGGTGACCGGGGTTGATCCTGATTATGAATTCATGCGTTCGTATGAACCGCAGCTCGGTCGTTTTATTACCGAAGAGGAGGTAAATTCAAAAGCCATGGTTTGTGTTCTGGGGGTAACGCCGGTGCGCGAACTTTTCGGTGGAGAGAATCCCGTAGGGAAGAAGGTTAAGATGAACCGCAGAACCTATACCGTGATCGGTGTGCTTCCGGAAAAGGGCAGCAGCGGGTTCCGGGATTATGATGATGCCGCGTTTGTTCCGGTCACTACGGCGATGCGCCGGATGTTCGGCCGTGATTATGTGGAGCGCATCGAAATTCAGATTGATAAGCCGGAAAATATGGAACGGGCTCAGGAGGATATTCTGGCGCTGCTGGCGCAGCGTCATCGGACCGCGAGCGGTACGTTTGAAATCCGGAATCTGGCCGAGATTCAGGATGCGGTGTCTTCCACCAGCCGGGTGATGTCGCTGCTGCTTTCGAGTATTGCATCAATTGCGCTGGTGGTCGGCGGCATCGGAATTATGAACATTATGCTGGTTTCCGTCACGGAACGGACCCGCGAAATCGGGCTGCGTAAAGCGCTGGGTGCACGCGGCCGCGATATCATGTCGCAGTTCCTGATCGAAGCACTGATTATCAGTTTTTTCGGCGGCTGCCTTGGGATTGCGCTGGGGGCCGGAGTGGGTTATGCGGCAGAGCGTTTTGCTAATATGTCCGTGGTCTTTACGAAAGATTCGATTTTTATGGCGTTCGGTTTCTCGGCCATTATCGGCATTGTTTTCGGCATCTGGCCGGCGCGTAAAGCAGCCCGGCTCAATCCGATTGAGGCGCTGCGCTACGAATAG
- a CDS encoding HlyD family efflux transporter periplasmic adaptor subunit: MNRTMKWVIILGVIGVGAGVWWARSKGSDEEGAKTYYDVEKVEMRDIRITVESTGEVEPRNRLDVKPPIAGRLEELMVDEGDKVKKGQILGWISSTERATLLDAALATSQEEYDYWKELYKPSPLISPLDGTIIARNFEPGQSIASSDSVVVIADDLIIVANLDETDIGQVEPDQEVVVALEAYPDNEFPCVVEKIAYDATTVSSVTMYEVDVRASRKLPPFARSGMTANLEFIVEEKEGVLTLPVSAIQQKSVKSGAGERGGERPDFSSMTEDQRKAAMVERMKERGLSDAEIKERLANFGQGGRRPGGMSGGQNGSQSSVRRPFGGSSVESYVLVASNDPDKPETKTIKVGVSDGSYTEILEGLEEGDEVLIKQVSLGPKKSGRGSLFSPTMGRGPR, encoded by the coding sequence ATGAACAGAACAATGAAGTGGGTCATAATTTTAGGAGTCATCGGTGTTGGTGCCGGCGTATGGTGGGCGCGCTCGAAGGGGAGCGACGAAGAAGGGGCGAAAACCTACTATGATGTTGAAAAAGTGGAAATGAGAGACATACGCATCACCGTGGAATCGACCGGGGAGGTGGAGCCGAGGAACCGTCTGGATGTAAAACCGCCGATCGCCGGCCGACTGGAAGAACTGATGGTGGATGAAGGCGATAAGGTTAAAAAAGGTCAGATTCTCGGATGGATCAGTTCAACGGAGCGCGCCACTCTGCTGGATGCCGCGCTGGCGACCAGTCAGGAGGAGTATGACTACTGGAAAGAGCTGTATAAACCGTCACCGCTCATTTCTCCGCTGGACGGAACCATCATTGCCCGTAACTTTGAGCCGGGGCAGTCGATCGCATCCTCCGATTCCGTTGTGGTGATTGCCGACGATCTGATTATTGTGGCCAACCTCGATGAAACCGATATCGGCCAGGTGGAACCCGATCAGGAGGTGGTGGTGGCACTGGAAGCCTATCCGGATAATGAATTCCCCTGTGTGGTTGAAAAAATCGCCTACGATGCCACTACGGTCAGCAGCGTCACTATGTATGAAGTCGATGTTCGCGCAAGCCGGAAACTGCCGCCGTTCGCCCGTAGCGGTATGACGGCCAACCTTGAGTTTATTGTGGAGGAAAAAGAGGGAGTGCTCACACTTCCGGTATCCGCTATTCAGCAGAAAAGTGTGAAAAGCGGTGCCGGAGAACGGGGTGGGGAACGCCCGGATTTTTCGTCCATGACGGAGGATCAGCGCAAAGCCGCTATGGTTGAACGGATGAAAGAGCGCGGTTTGTCTGATGCCGAAATAAAGGAGCGTCTCGCGAATTTCGGCCAAGGTGGACGCCGTCCCGGCGGGATGTCCGGGGGGCAGAACGGAAGTCAGAGTTCTGTCCGCCGTCCTTTCGGCGGATCCTCGGTTGAAAGTTATGTGCTGGTGGCTTCTAACGATCCGGATAAGCCCGAAACGAAAACCATTAAAGTCGGGGTGAGCGACGGTTCATATACCGAAATTCTCGAGGGCCTCGAAGAGGGCGATGAAGTTTTGATTAAGCAGGTCAGTCTGGGCCCGAAGAAGTCCGGCAGGGGAAGTCTTTTCTCCCCGACCATGGGGAGGGGGCCGCGCTAA
- a CDS encoding TolC family protein: MKKRLWLTVMLAATTGSFAQTNVVLTWEQCLEKAQAHNPDLVAARAAIRELEYGVTSASAGFLPSISARASGTYGQNENSEEWTDTKNSSASLNLEQDLFTGGGNVAKRGRALAQLEIGRAQYRKTLSDVEYVLRLAYIDVLYAQELIKLTEQIEKRRAANVRLIQLRFDGGRENAGSLARTKAQYSQAVYESREAKRELEYALRNLAAAIGLMKPVDGAVGELTALSPEELEDLESLMKQTPDYSIAVTQVEAAEQGLNVTRSSRFPQVSFSASAGIGDGSGFERYDANWRIGLSASVPLFTGGQLSSDIAAAKEQIIQTEMDLIDTGNSLMVTLQQRWNDYVNAVENEAVQNELYQAEMLRAEISTAKYKQGLLSYEDWDTIESNVIAQGKTHLQRRRAAARAEASWKNALGLSVWQTIEKGE; this comes from the coding sequence ATGAAAAAAAGATTATGGTTAACGGTTATGCTGGCCGCTACGACGGGTTCGTTTGCGCAGACGAATGTTGTTCTGACCTGGGAGCAGTGTCTGGAAAAAGCCCAGGCGCATAATCCGGATCTTGTTGCGGCGCGCGCCGCTATTCGGGAACTGGAATACGGAGTGACCTCAGCCAGTGCCGGGTTTCTTCCCTCCATCAGTGCCCGGGCCAGCGGTACCTATGGGCAGAATGAAAACTCAGAAGAGTGGACAGACACGAAGAATTCAAGCGCATCGCTTAATCTGGAGCAGGATCTGTTCACAGGGGGCGGAAATGTGGCCAAACGCGGACGCGCACTGGCTCAGCTGGAAATCGGCCGGGCACAATATCGAAAGACCCTCTCCGACGTTGAATATGTACTGCGCTTGGCTTATATCGACGTGCTTTATGCTCAGGAGCTCATCAAGCTGACCGAACAGATTGAAAAGCGACGGGCGGCCAACGTCCGGCTGATTCAGCTTCGGTTCGACGGCGGTCGCGAAAATGCCGGATCGCTGGCGCGCACGAAAGCGCAGTATTCGCAGGCGGTTTATGAATCGAGAGAGGCAAAGCGTGAACTGGAATATGCGCTGCGAAATCTGGCGGCAGCCATCGGGCTGATGAAACCGGTGGATGGAGCGGTCGGGGAATTGACGGCTCTTTCTCCGGAGGAGCTGGAGGATCTTGAATCGCTGATGAAGCAGACGCCGGATTATTCGATTGCCGTTACGCAGGTTGAGGCCGCAGAGCAGGGCCTGAATGTGACGCGCAGCAGCCGGTTTCCGCAGGTCAGTTTCAGTGCTTCAGCCGGCATCGGGGACGGGTCAGGTTTTGAGCGTTATGATGCAAACTGGCGGATCGGACTTTCAGCCAGTGTTCCGCTGTTTACCGGCGGACAGCTGAGCAGCGATATTGCTGCGGCCAAGGAGCAGATTATTCAGACGGAAATGGATCTGATCGATACCGGAAATTCGCTCATGGTTACGCTGCAGCAGCGGTGGAACGACTATGTCAACGCGGTCGAAAATGAGGCGGTTCAGAATGAGCTTTATCAGGCTGAAATGCTGCGCGCTGAAATTTCAACGGCAAAATATAAGCAGGGCCTGCTCTCCTATGAAGACTGGGATACCATTGAAAGTAACGTTATAGCACAGGGTAAAACGCACCTGCAGCGCCGTCGTGCCGCAGCACGGGCGGAGGCAAGCTGGAAAAATGCACTGGGTTTGAGTGTCTGGCAGACGATTGAGAAGGGTGAATAA
- the cmoA gene encoding carboxy-S-adenosyl-L-methionine synthase CmoA → MNKDRIYTDSLAKIADFSFDAQVADVFTDMIERSVPGYRAILTMIETLTEHYAQPGSNLYDLGCSLGGATLSMRRGIRVENCRIVAVDNSDSMIERCQKAMERDHNPTPVETVCSDIREIDIQDASVVVLNFTLQFIPPADRFPLLKKISEGMRPGGVLILSEKVIFNDEHLDKLLFDIHHDFKRAHGYSDLEISQKRSALENVLIPETIPTHRNRLFEAEFTSVDVWFQCFNFMSMLAIK, encoded by the coding sequence ATGAATAAGGACAGAATCTATACTGACTCTCTGGCAAAAATCGCTGATTTCAGTTTCGATGCACAGGTGGCCGATGTGTTCACCGACATGATTGAGCGTTCGGTGCCCGGCTACCGCGCGATTCTCACCATGATCGAAACCCTGACCGAACACTATGCCCAGCCCGGCTCCAATCTATACGATCTCGGCTGCTCTCTGGGCGGAGCCACCCTGTCCATGCGCCGCGGCATCCGCGTGGAAAACTGCCGGATTGTGGCGGTTGATAATTCAGACTCCATGATCGAGCGCTGTCAGAAAGCCATGGAACGCGACCATAACCCCACGCCAGTCGAAACGGTCTGTTCTGATATCCGCGAAATCGATATTCAGGATGCCTCGGTCGTCGTCCTCAATTTCACCCTGCAGTTTATTCCGCCTGCCGACCGTTTCCCGCTCCTGAAAAAAATCTCGGAAGGCATGCGGCCGGGCGGAGTTTTAATCCTTTCCGAGAAAGTCATTTTCAACGATGAGCATCTCGACAAACTGCTGTTCGATATTCATCACGACTTTAAACGCGCCCATGGCTATTCCGATCTCGAAATCAGCCAGAAACGTTCCGCACTCGAAAATGTCCTGATTCCCGAAACCATCCCCACCCACCGGAACCGACTGTTCGAAGCGGAATTCACTTCCGTCGATGTCTGGTTCCAGTGCTTCAACTTCATGTCCATGCTTGCCATCAAATAA